The genomic stretch CCTCACTTGGTTGCGCTCGTGCGCGCCGGTGCGAAGTTCGTGAATGGAAAACTGATCGAACGCAACACGGGGAAGGACGCCGCGTGATTCACGCCACGCGTTCCACAACATTTGACGATATCTCGATGCACATGTCGATGTTGGACATCAAAGAAGGCAGGACAGACCATGAAGACCTCGCCTCGGACCCGAGGCTTCGCCAGCCCGAAGAGGAATGACGGGGGCGCAGTTCGTTCTGCGCTTCGGCGCGGTGCTTCGCGAGATGTCGGGGCGCCGAGGATGCCATCCGCAAGGCCAATGACATGGTGACTATGGTTAACGAGGAGCTGAAACGAGCGTACGACGACTTGGAGGCCTTCTCGTACAGCGTCGCCCATGACCTCCGCGCTCCGTTACGAGCGATCGATGGATTCTCTCAGATCCTGGCGGAGGATTACGCGGCGCAATTGGATGATGAGGCGAAGCGTGTGGTCGGGGTTGTGACCGAAAACGTCCGGCGCATGGAAGCCCTTATCGACGACCTCCTCAGCTTTTCCCGTGTCGGTCGGGCCGCGATCACGACTCGTCTGGTTGATATGGCACCGATCGTTCGCGAAGCAGCCGACTGGATGCGCGCGCTCGAACCAGAGCGGAGGATCGATGTGGGGATCGGACCGATGGGTCATGTCCCGTGTGATCCAGCGATGATCAAACAGGTGTGGACGAATCTACTCGCCAACGCTTTCAAGTTCACGCGTTGCCGCGCCGTCGCGCACATCGACATACGCCGTGAGGACCGTCCGGGTGAGGTTGTCTATTCGGTGCGGGACGACGGGGCGGGCTTCGACATGCGATACGCGGCCAAGCTTTTTGGGGTCTTCCAGAGATTGCACCGGGCGGACGAATTCGAGGGCACCGGTATCGGTCTTGCACTCGTTAGGCGCATCGTGCTGAGGCACGGCGGGTGGGTGGCGGCCGAAGGGGAAATCGACAGAGGGGCAAGCCTCTCCTTCGCGCTTCCGACGCAAGAGTGGGCGGTGCACCAATAGCGATAGGGGCACGGGCTGTGGAACTCGATGCAGGACAGGTCGCTGGGCCGCGCTACATGTTGTTGATCGAGGACAACGTGAGCGACGAAAGGCTGACGAGGCGCGCGCTTCAAAGGGCCAACATCCTGAACAGGCTCGAAGTTGTGCGCGACGGAGTTGAGGCGATCGACTTCATCTACCGGCCGTCGGCGGACGGTGGAATGCGGGAGCTACCGGCGGTCACCTTGCTGGATCTCAAGCTTCCGAGAATCGATGGCCTGGAAGTCCTTCGACGGATCCGGGAGGATGAGCGAACTCGGTTGATGCCCGTCGTCGTGATGACCTCTTCGAAGGAAGAGGAAGACATCCTCGCCGCGTATCAGCTCGGATCGAACGCTTATCTGCGAAAGCCCGTGGATGTCGCCGACTTCGTGGTGGCGGCGCGCGTGCTTGGATTGTCCTGGCTGCTCATGAATGAACCACCGCCCGGGGTGCCATCGTGAGCGCTGCAAGCAGGATCCTTATCCTTGAGGACGTGCTCGCGGACGCCAAGCTTATGGAGAACAAGCTGCGCCGCGCAGGCATCAAGTACGAAGCACGTGTGGCGGACGGAAGGGCCGCGTACGTCCGGGCGCTTGAGGAGGCGTGGCCGGATCTGATCCTTTGCGATTACACCCTGCCCGATATCGGAGGCTGCGAGGCTCTCGCACTTGCGAAGCAATGCTGCCCACAGGTCCCTGTCATTATCGTCACCGGTTCGCTCGGCGAGGAAGCTGCGGCGGAGGTTGTCGGACTTGGCGCCGTTGACCACGTTCTGAAGTCCGCCTTGCTTCGGCTCGGCCCTGCCGTCCGCCGCGCGCTGCAAGAGCGAGACAGAATCTGCCGCAGCGAGGAGGATCGCGAGGCCGCAGTCGAGGTTCTCGTACGTCGCGACCGGGTGCTGGAGGCCGTCGTCTTCGCAGCGGGGCGATTGCTGTCCGGTAGCTGGGATGATGAAGCCGATGCCATCCTGGCGTGTCTCGGCACGGCGGTTCAGGTCACCCGTGTACGCATCCTCCGGTTGCGCGAGGTACCGGAGGGCACGCCGCTCGTGAGCCTATTGAAGGAATGGGTGGCGCCGGATGTCGTGAGTGTGGATGGCGCGGCACTCGTGGATCTTCCGTTCTTCGATCTCGGATGTGCCGATTGGTACAATCGCTTGCTCGCGCGCGAAGTCGTCCATGGCTCCGTGAGGGAGTTCGCGGAGAGCGGGCGGCCTTTGCTCGAATCGCAAGGCGTCGTCTCACTCGCTTTGGCCCCGATCTTTGTCGGCGGGAGGCCGTGGGGTCTTCTCGACTTTGAGGATTGCGCGCGCGAACGTCCGTGGTTGTCGACTGAGATCGATGCGTTGCGCGCTGCTGCGGACACGATTGGATCTGCGATGGCGCGCGAGCGTGCCGAATCGGACCTTCGACTGTCCGAGAGGAGATCGGCCGAGGCTCTTTCTCTCCTGCGGTCGATCCAATCCACCGCGCCCGTGGGGCTCGCCTTTGTCGATGGAGACCTCAGGTATGTCAGCATCAACGAAAGACTTGCGGCCATCCAGGGGATCTCAGTACGGGAGTCCATCGGACGCACCGTCGCGGAGACCGGGCCGCACCTGGGGCCTTCGCTTGCGGACTGCTGCCGATACGTCCTTGAAACCGGCGAGGAGTTGGTCAACGTCGAGTCGCGCGGGGAATGCGCGCAGGAGCCCGGGCGCATCCGTTTCTGGCTCGGCAACTACTACCCGGTGTGCTCGCCCCGGGTTAACCTCGGCGTCGGCGTCGTCGTCGTCGACGTTACCGAGCAGAAGGAGGCCGAGCAAGAACGCAATGAGTGGGCGCGTGCTTCGGCGGCCTCGATCGCAGCGGCAACTGAGGCGCGCGATCCATATGTCGCCGGCCATCAGCGGCGAGTTGCTCGCATGGTGGATGTCATCGCTAACGAACTCGGTCTTGACCGAGACACCGTCGAAGGGATCACGTTGGCGGCCGAGATCCACGACATCGGCAAGATCGGTGTTCCCGCGGAGATCCTGTCGAAGCCCGGCCGTCTCCTCCCCGCGGAGTTCGAACTTGTCAAGATGCATCCCGGCAATGGCCGCGACATCGTGGCGGGCATCAAGTTCCCTTGGCCGGTCGCCGACATGATCCACCAGCATCACGAGGCCTTCGATGGGAGCGGCTATCCGCTTGGTCTCAAGGGCGAGGAACTCCTTCTGGGCTCACGGATCCTCCACGTCGCCGACGTACTCGAAGCGATGTCCTCACACCGTCCCTACCGCCCTGCGAGGAAAATCGATGAGACCCTCGACGAGATCGAAAAGGGGAAGGGGACTCAGTTCGATCCCGTTGTCGCCGAGGCGTGCCTGCGTCTGTGCCGCGAAGGCCGCCTCGATCTTGAGGGATGGAAGTAGCGTCGATGATTGCGCGCGCGCGCGAGGCCTTTCGATAGGCGCGACGTCCACGGGACTCGCTGAGAGGAGTGGTCGATGGAAGAAGGTGCGCAAGGTTTGTCGTTGCCCTCGGGCACGAGTGAAGAGAACGGGAACCGTCACATCGACGCGTGGATCAGGGGCAGGACGCACCGGCTGTCCCCACAGGAGTGGCGGGTGATAACCCTGGCCTTCGAGAACGTCGGTCCTTCCGGAGCCCTATCTACCCTTGGTATCGCGGGCCGGACCTTGGAGAGACATCGATCGTCGATAAGGCGAAAGCTTGCGATTCCACCCGGAGTGAGGTTCGACGAGTACGTCCGTCGGGTGTTCGCTGTCGAGGTCCAATCGGAGCGCTCTGCGCCGCTTGCGGAAGCAAGAGCGAATGATGAACGCCGAGTGAAGTGGCTGCTGCGTCTATCACTCGACGAGTTGCGCGAACTCGGCGCGTCAGCAAGGATCCGCGCGCGCACCATCCAGAGTCCCTTGGCTGCCGAGGTCGATGAAGAACTCGTGCGCGAAGCTGACGATCTCCGGGAAGTCGGGTTCGCTATGACCGAGCTCTATGAAGCGACGGTGCGCGCCATTCGCGCGAGGTCCGCTTCGATTGACGCAGGTGTCGGCTGATCAGTCCAGCCGACCGGGAGGGCGTCGTTCTCACGCCGACGATTCCGTTCTCACGCGGCACCGCGTGGTCTCCTCGCCGGCACCTGGCGACGATCGCTCCCGGCGGGGTCCAGTCGAAGCCTACGACGTCCACCTTGGTGCCAACGACGCGAGCGCTGACCGATTTCGCGTCAACTCTCCCCGCGGGGATGGAGAAGGTCTAAGGCCAAAGCGGAGCATGCAGCCGCGATTTCTACCGGATCCTCAAGAGGAACCAGTGCGCGGCCCGCCATCTGGCAACCCTGGGCCTCGGGTGTACCGAATAGCTCGCGGAGGTAGTCGATCGCCGCTCGGGCGACGTCTCTGGATCGATCATCAACCAAGAGGTGATTGACGCCGGCGGCTAAGGTCTCGGTCGGGATCGCGCGCAGAATTCTGAAAGTGTCGAGAGCGTCCTTGTCTGCGAGTCGATCCGGAGAATCCCTTCGCTCATAGATCTTGTGCAGCTTGGAAACCAGGAGAGCGGCCGGGCCCGCGACCATGATCACCAAGGAACGCGAGTCTGCGTGATCGAGGGATGCAACAGAGACCGGCGCGCGTTCGACGAGCACGGCTTCGAGACCTTTGGCCTTGCGCGCAACCTGATCGCCATGAACTCCGAGTCGCGCACCGCGGCGACCAGCCCCGCCGACAGCTTCTGGAACGAGCAGATCGACTTGGACATCACCTCTGCCGCGCCAGATGCCGGGTTGCCTGAGATCACGGACGAAGCCGGCATCCGTCATGGCTTGTTCGATCCGGGGCTGGTCGTGGAGTTCCGCCGGGTCGAGCACCAGATCGGCGTCGGTCGTGTACTCGGCGATCGCGAACTCAGCTGCACCGGTGTGGACGTAGATAGCCTGGGCGCCAACCAGCACGATCGCGTCGAGTTGCTCACGCAGGGCTTCCAGAGCGTCGAGCAGGACTCGCCGCGCTGCCACGTACTCGGGATCAAGAACGCCAGACATCTTCGTTCTGCTCCATCCATGTGATCAATGCGTCCCCCTCGGCCGGCCCGCGTCCGGGGCTTGTAAGCAGATCGGCAGCGACTTGGGACGCAGCCGCGTACGTGAGCCCGTCGCGCATCGCCGTCCGCTCGAAGACGACATCATCGAACGGCTCCGCCAGGATGACGTTCGCACCCGTATCCGCCGGACGGAGGTCGAGCTTCTTTGCCGCGTCAGAAATGGACGTCACGTAGAGGGCTGCGAGACGTGCCGGAGCGACGGCTGCGAGCTGAACGGCGGCAAAGGAGCCCGTTACCGAATACGCCATTCCGAACTCCCGGAGTCTTTCGAGAAGCGCCTGTGAACCCCGGGGTGCGAGAAACGTCTGAGTGCGGCTGGATCTTGTGAAAGCGTAATCCTGCACCCATCGGCGAATGAGACCCGGCCAGTCGACGGATTCGATCGGGCCTCGGCCTTCGCGTATCACGATCGCCTCGCGGTCGAGAAGTTCGACGACGCGCGAGACCGACGCCACCGGCGTTCGCGATAGTTCCGCAAGCTCTCTGACACCGTAGGGGGGCCGGAAGTCGCACAGTGCCCGCACAGCTCGTCCCGCGGTAGGGCCCTTCAATGAGCGAAGCGGTCTCTCGTCGGGCCACGGGCTGGAATCAGCGCCGGTACGTTCCACGAAGAGTGCGGGACGCTCAAGCGCCAAGCGCAAGTTCCCGGTCGCATCCGCGTAAGCAGCGCCGGCCTTGGCCAGTCGCTCGCGTGTCCTTGGCCCCAGGAAAGGTGCGACGATGAGCGGAGCCTCGGGACCATATCGACGGACCTGCTCGAGTACCGCCGGTACGTCCTTGGGGTCGATCCTTCTCTTAAACCCCACGATGAAAGTCGCCCCTTTCCCTTCCGGGCTGCGGATCTCTAGGAGGGCGTCGGGGCGCGATCTCGATTTGGCTCCGCCCCGCGTAGGGTCGCGCTCAAGGAGTATTACCTCCCACGACTCGGGAAGCCGCTCCTTCAGCGTGTCGACAAAGGATCGCAATAAGTCTGTCGCAGTAATCGCCTTATTCCACATGAGGTGGAACAGCTTAGTTCATGGAACACACTCGGGCAACCAGGGACCGCCTCCGTGCGGGGACCCATCGGAGACAGAATTCTGAGCCCGCGTTTCCGCAGGTAGCGGAGGCGGAAGGAATCGAACCCACCCGGCCCGGTGAAGGGCCGCACCGGTTTTGAAGCGTTGCCTGGGTACCTTGGCGGCCTGCGGGAGTGAGCGCTTTCGCAGGTCGTGCGGGTCCAGTGATAGCCGGGTCAACGGGGGGCGGCAACTCAGCGCCCGGGCGCGTCCTGTCGTTTGTGTAAGTGTGTGACCTCCCGGAGTCGTGCAGACCCCAGGAGGTCACGATGAACACAAGACCTGTGGATGACTCGGCGTCGACGGCGTCCAGGCCGGAGCGTCCAACGATTGATCCCGAGCCCTTCCGCACGGCAGGCACAGGTAACGGAACACGATCCACGCCGACCAGTTCGAGTAGCCAAGGCTCAACCCACCCGCAGACCTGCGGGAAAGTCGAGCTCTTCCACCAGACCCTCAATGAGGATGCTGCGCTCGACGCGTGCGACACGTTCGCCTGACCGGCCAGTCGCAAAGGTAGACGTCTTTGCGGCTTCGGAGCGACGGGGTAATGATAGAGCGATGCCGTCGAAGGCACCACACACACGCGCTCCTGACCTGATGCGGGGCGTTGCCGGCGGGGCGCTCTTGGGTGTTCCGTTGCTGTTCACGCAGGAGGTCTGGGACCTCGGCGAGACGCTTGACCCTCTCGTGATCCTCGCGCTCATCACCGTGGCCTTCGGCGCCGACGTGGTGCTCTCATACTTCGTCGGATTCCGTGCGGGACGAACCCACCGGCCGATCGAAGATGCGGTGGTCGGCTTCGGCCTGTCGGTCATCCTCGCCGCGGTCCTGCTCCTGGTCCTCGGTCGGATCCAGATCGGCATGCCGACTGGCAACCTGACCGGCCTCGTTGCGCTCACCTCCATCCCGATAGGGATCGGATTCGCGATCGGCAACGCGCTCGCGCCGCGCAAGGGAGGCGAGGGTGCGCGCGAGATGACCGGGGCGTCCGGAGACCTTCTTGCCGCGGCCGCAGGTGCCATCGTGCTCGCGCTGAACATCGCCCCCACCGAGGAGCCGATCCGGCTCGCTCAAGAACTCGGCTGGATCCGGCTCACTCTGCTGGTCGGTGTCTCACTGCTGCTTCCATATCTCATCGTGTTCGAGGCTGAATTCGGCGGTCGCGAGACCAGGCGCGCGCACAACGGGGCGACGCAGCATCCTTCCACGGAGACGGCGTTGGCGTACCTGATCGCTTTCCTTCTCTCAGGGGTCCTTCTGTGGGCCTTCGGACGCCTCGATGCGATGGATGGTCCTGCCCTGTCGGCAGTCGTCGTCCTTTCATTCCCGGCGTCTTTGGGCGCGGCACTCGGACGGATGCTGGTGTGAGCGTGCGAGGCATCAGGCGCGAACGCACCCCGTTAGAGGTCGCCGTTCTTCTCGTGTCGGCCGTCGCGGTTGCTGCGATCGTGATCGGGTTGCTCCTCGCACGCATCGCAGGCGGTAACGGTCCGCCGGACTTGCGTGTGTCCGTCGCGCAAACCCCGATCCATCGCAGCGGTGGCGCCGTGTATGCGGTCATCGTCCGGAACGTTGGAGGTGAGACCGCCGCTAATGTCGTCATCGAGGTTGTCGTGGGTGAGGAGACGCGAGAGATCAGCCTGGTCTCCGTCGCGAAGGGTGATGACGAAGAGGCGGCCGCCGTCTTTCCGTCCGGTACGAGCGGCGAGCCGCGCGCGACGGTGACCTCGTACCATCGAGCGACGCGGGACTGAGTGTCCCGGCTGCGCGCGCTGTTTGTCGCGACGAACCGCCAGAGTGAGGCCGGCTTTCCGTGACGGCCACGTGACGCTGCGGATCTTCACTGTGAGTGAAGATCTCCCTACGTTCATTGATCGGAGGCCGGCCGTGATGTTCCTCTTGCTCCTCGCCGTGGTGCTTTTCCTGCTCGGGTTCTTCACAGTGAAGATCCTCTGGTGGGCTGCGGTTGTGCTTGCCGTCGTATGGCTCGTCGGAACGCTTCGCGGTCGTGGCCATGCATGACGGGAAGTCGGCAGACTCGATCTGCATCCCGCGGTGATCCCAGACGACGAAACGCTCGGGCAGCGCCGGGGCCCGATACGGACCTCGGATGGACCGCCGGCGTGGTTGGATCCACCCGCCATCTGGCAACCCTGGGCCTCAGGTGTACCGAGGAGCTCGCGGAGGTAGTCGATCGCTGCTCGGGCGACGTCTCCGGATCGATCATCAACCAAGAGGTGATCGACGTCGGCGGCCAAGGTCTCGGTCTGGACTGCGCGCAGGATTCTGAGGATATCGAGAGCGTCCTCTGCGAGACGATCCGGGGAATCCCTTCGCTCATAGATCTTGTGCAGCTTGGCGACCAAGAGAGCGGCCGGGCCCGCGACCATGACCACTGAAGAACGCGAGTCTGCGTCGTCGAGGGACGCAGGAGACAGCGACGCGCGTTCCACGAGCACGGCTTCGAGACCCTTGGCCTTGCGCGCGACCTGATCGCCGTGAACTCCGAGTCCAGCACTGCGGCGACCACTCCCGCCGACAGCTTCTGGAACGAGCAGATCGACTTGGATATCTCCGTCTTCGCGCCAGATGTCGGGTTGCCTGAGATCACGGACGAAGCCGGCATCCGTCATGCCTGTTCGATCCGGGGCTGGTCGTGGAGTTCCGCCGGGTCGAGCGCTAGATCGGCGTCTGTCGCGTACTCCGCGATAGCGATTCAGCCTCGCTCGGACCATCAACCAAGCCGGGATCCCGCTTCCCGGTGTGGATCTGTTCGGCGAAGTCTCCAACAGGTGACTCGCGCCTACGCGAATACGCGATCACGTCTTCGCTCGTAGCGGAGGCGGAAGGAATCGAACCCACCAGCCGCCGTTAGGCGGCTCACCGGTTTTGAAGGGCCTCCAAGTCGATACGAGTAGGTCTGGTTGAGATGGATCAAGACGTGTTGTCGCAGGTCAGACCTGATCCGCGGTACGAGTGCGTCCGATGGAGTGGAACGAGTTGGCGTGAGTTTGTCTCCATTCTTGGCTCCAATTTGCAGCGTCCTCAGCAACATGAACCTCGCAAGGGAGCGTCAGAGAAATGCTGCGCAGTCGGCGACGCGCTGGCAGATCTCCTCCCAAGTCGGGAGCGGATCACTACCGAAGTAGAGCTCCGGCATCGTCGCTTCGTAGGCCGCCCGGCAGCGGACCGAGGCAGACGTGGCTGGGTCAAATGCTGCGCTGGAGGCGAACCCGCCCTCCGGCCTGGCCGATGCGCCTTCGGTCCCGCCGAAGAATCTCCGCGTGATCTCGTCGATGCTATCGATGACGGCGAGGGTCTGATGCCGGTCCTCCAAGAGTCCGAGAACGCGTTCGTCGCCGAGCAGTTCGTGGACGTCGTAGAAGTGACGCCCGCTTCGAGGTTTCGGCTGCAGGCCGTCGTCGGCGATGAGTCGGAGCGAAAGCTCGTGAACGTGAACGAGCTTCTCGAGAAGGGTCCGCGCGGGATGGAGGACCGGCAGTTCGAATGGCGCGAGGTCCTCGTACTCATCGAGGTCGTCACCCGCTGCCGCGAGCGCGTCCCCGAGCAGCGAGCCGATGGCCACACGCTCATGGGGATGTGCGCCGCCTCGGACGCCCATCTCCAACAGCACGCTGGTTGCGATCAGCGCGGTTCGCTCGCGAGTGGCTGGATAGCTCACCGCGAAGGAACGGTGACGGCCCGACTCGGCACCACCGACGCCCGTGGTCTCGCCACCGACGCCGGCGGCCGCAGCCTCTCCCATCGCCTTCATCAGCTTGTCGACAGCACCTCTCCCGCGATCTCCGGGCAGCACGAGCACGTCGATGTCTTCGGAGAATCGCTCGATGATCCCGTAGCCCTTGGACAGACTCGTGCCGCCCTTGAAGATGAAGTCGTCGGGGAAGTTCGCGACGAGGACTCGGAGCACCTCGCTGACCCAGTAGTCCTTCTCGACCGCGGTCGCGCTGATGTCGAGGCGCTCGGCGACCACGTCCAGGGTTGGCCCGAACTCGTCCGAGTCGCGGAATTGCATCAGCTGCTCAGACCGCGAGCGCCAGATCGTGGCGAACCGAATCGCTGCGGGCGGGCCGGACAGCAGCCGCGTCAGCCGATCGGTCCATCGCCCCGAGAAGATGACGAAGCCGCTCACGAGCACGAGGCGGCTCGGTTGCCGACGCCCGCACGACGCGATCGAGGCGGAGGGTTCCGCCCCTCACCAGATCCGCGATGCGCTCGACGGCGGCGTCGGTCGAAACCTCGACGAGGGTGTCCCAGTCGCGAAGCACCTCGAGGAGAGCGACCTCGGGTGGTCGTAGCCGCTCGTCTCGGCGCTTGGTGCTCGCAGCGCGGCTGACGAACCGAACGGTGCCCGGGTTGCGCGGCACCCGACCAGGTACTGCGATCGTCTCGCGGCGCGGCACTTGTGTGGAGAGTCCCAGCGTGAGCGCTGCGCTCCAGCCGGCGGGGCCGGTGCCGGACGCATCGATCACCTCGTGGACGAAGCGATCGGGTGATGGGGGAGCCATGCCGAGTCGTGTCGGCGCCCCGCGCCAGTAGAGCCCGCGTCGAACTCGACGAAGCTCCTCGGCTCGAGCTAGCCGCGACAGCGCCTTCGCGACCGCTTCGGGCGAGCCGTCGAAGTCCTCGGGGCGCCAGAAGCGATCACGCGAGGCGAGGACCCGCTTACGGATCTCGGGCGCAACTCTTCCATCGCTCATGACGGGCATGGTAGCACCGTTGTCGGTAACTCGCTACGCGCAGTTGACAGAAGCGGGTGTGGAAGGGCCGTTTGCCCGATATTGGGGTGACCTGGGTGTGGCACCCAGGGCTCGCTGTCCTTGTTCGGTCTCAGCGCGAAGCGTTTGGTCGCCGCGATCGAGGAGCAAGTCGGCCCGCATCGCCCGGTTCTGCAACTCCGGTGGGCGACAGCGACCTCGCCTGAGGTTGTGGAGGTCGTCTACTCCGATCCCGCGAGCGACGAACTGCGCGGAATGCGAATCAGCCTTGCTCTAGTGCGGTCCGCGCCTGAGCGGATCAGGCAAAGCTCGATTGAGGAACTGGCCTTCGACATCGTGACAACAGGCGTCTTCGAACCGAGGCCGCCAGAGGACTTTCTGTTGCCAGACCATGCAGGCATTAGATGGTTATCGATGGATCGGTGGATCGAGGAAGTCAGTTGACGCAGCGTCTTTCCCAGGATGGACTGGCGAGGCGTTCCTGTGGGCGGACGTGGAGGGATTCAGTCTGTTTCTCCAAGCGTCCGATCGATGCCGGTGCTGGCTCCTTGAGTAGTGACCAGTGGCAACACCAGGCGACAGCATCAGATGGACTTCGCGAACAATGCGACGGGACGGTGGATCGGCAGATGGGCAAGACGCCAACGCGGTATGTCGAAGTCGAGTAGAGAGGACGCAGCAATGGATCTGTGCTACTGCTTTGCTGCGACCGGATATCTGGACACGATCAAATGAGGGCATGGCGGTGAATCGGCCATATGTTCGGATCGTCTTGGCGATGATGTTATTCGTGGAATGGTTGTGGGCAATCGGCTACGGGGCGATCGTGATCCTCGGGGAAATCGCGTTTTCGGCTCTTACCCCGGCGTCCGTCGCAAGGGGCGTCCTCATTTCCTTGTTCTTTTTCGTCATGCTTGTCACGCTGCCCTTTGCTGTAGTCGGTTTCCTCTGGCCTGGGAGGCCCTTTGCGCGCAAGCACGCCGCGATTGTGCGTGCGGCAATTTTCACGGTGGCGTTTGGAAACGCTCTCGGGGCTTTGGACGCGGCCCGCGGGCTGCCGGCAGGCGCCGGAACAGATCCACTCGATGCAGTGGGGGGTGCTCTCATTCTCTTGGTGGCGGCCGTCACCGTCCCAGCCTGCGTGCTGTATCAGCGACGGTTCTCCATAGCCGCTGAGGGCGATGAAGCGTCTAACGGATCAGGAGTGACCTGAGCGCTCGTCCCTTTCCCCGGCGTAGATTCACTGCCGAGTTCAAGCAAGAGGTAGTCGATCGGCATGTGGGTGCGCGGGGGGCTGCTCTGGGCGATCCGGCCTGTAGCCACACGACGTACAGGCGCGCGCCCCTGCGGGGACAGCCCCCAATCTTGAGTCAGCGGCGTCGGTAGACGTCTGCTCGGTGCTCGATCGTCAGGATGAAGACGACATGCTCTTCGCCGTCGATTCTGTAGATGATCCGGAAGTCGCCTCTCGAAGTCGCGTGAAGTCCCTCCAGTTCGAAGCGAAGGGGGTGGCCGACCCGCTGCGGGTTGTCGGCGAGCGATCCGTAGATGAACTCGATGGCCGCGGTGGCCGCTTTCTCAGGGATCCGACCGAGCGCTCTTCTCGCGGGGCCGGCCCATTCGATGTCGTAGGGCCTTCGGATGTGCGGAGTCACCGGTGCTTTGCGAGCCGGGCGGCCTCATCTTTGGTCAGGCGCCTGGCCTTGCCGG from Actinomycetota bacterium encodes the following:
- a CDS encoding ATP-binding protein, whose translation is MVTMVNEELKRAYDDLEAFSYSVAHDLRAPLRAIDGFSQILAEDYAAQLDDEAKRVVGVVTENVRRMEALIDDLLSFSRVGRAAITTRLVDMAPIVREAADWMRALEPERRIDVGIGPMGHVPCDPAMIKQVWTNLLANAFKFTRCRAVAHIDIRREDRPGEVVYSVRDDGAGFDMRYAAKLFGVFQRLHRADEFEGTGIGLALVRRIVLRHGGWVAAEGEIDRGASLSFALPTQEWAVHQ
- a CDS encoding response regulator; the encoded protein is MELDAGQVAGPRYMLLIEDNVSDERLTRRALQRANILNRLEVVRDGVEAIDFIYRPSADGGMRELPAVTLLDLKLPRIDGLEVLRRIREDERTRLMPVVVMTSSKEEEDILAAYQLGSNAYLRKPVDVADFVVAARVLGLSWLLMNEPPPGVPS
- a CDS encoding HD domain-containing phosphohydrolase: MSAASRILILEDVLADAKLMENKLRRAGIKYEARVADGRAAYVRALEEAWPDLILCDYTLPDIGGCEALALAKQCCPQVPVIIVTGSLGEEAAAEVVGLGAVDHVLKSALLRLGPAVRRALQERDRICRSEEDREAAVEVLVRRDRVLEAVVFAAGRLLSGSWDDEADAILACLGTAVQVTRVRILRLREVPEGTPLVSLLKEWVAPDVVSVDGAALVDLPFFDLGCADWYNRLLAREVVHGSVREFAESGRPLLESQGVVSLALAPIFVGGRPWGLLDFEDCARERPWLSTEIDALRAAADTIGSAMARERAESDLRLSERRSAEALSLLRSIQSTAPVGLAFVDGDLRYVSINERLAAIQGISVRESIGRTVAETGPHLGPSLADCCRYVLETGEELVNVESRGECAQEPGRIRFWLGNYYPVCSPRVNLGVGVVVVDVTEQKEAEQERNEWARASAASIAAATEARDPYVAGHQRRVARMVDVIANELGLDRDTVEGITLAAEIHDIGKIGVPAEILSKPGRLLPAEFELVKMHPGNGRDIVAGIKFPWPVADMIHQHHEAFDGSGYPLGLKGEELLLGSRILHVADVLEAMSSHRPYRPARKIDETLDEIEKGKGTQFDPVVAEACLRLCREGRLDLEGWK
- a CDS encoding DUF2391 family protein; this translates as MPSKAPHTRAPDLMRGVAGGALLGVPLLFTQEVWDLGETLDPLVILALITVAFGADVVLSYFVGFRAGRTHRPIEDAVVGFGLSVILAAVLLLVLGRIQIGMPTGNLTGLVALTSIPIGIGFAIGNALAPRKGGEGAREMTGASGDLLAAAAGAIVLALNIAPTEEPIRLAQELGWIRLTLLVGVSLLLPYLIVFEAEFGGRETRRAHNGATQHPSTETALAYLIAFLLSGVLLWAFGRLDAMDGPALSAVVVLSFPASLGAALGRMLV
- a CDS encoding hydrophobic protein; the protein is MFLLLLAVVLFLLGFFTVKILWWAAVVLAVVWLVGTLRGRGHA
- a CDS encoding nucleotidyl transferase AbiEii/AbiGii toxin family protein; this encodes MQFRDSDEFGPTLDVVAERLDISATAVEKDYWVSEVLRVLVANFPDDFIFKGGTSLSKGYGIIERFSEDIDVLVLPGDRGRGAVDKLMKAMGEAAAAGVGGETTGVGGAESGRHRSFAVSYPATRERTALIATSVLLEMGVRGGAHPHERVAIGSLLGDALAAAGDDLDEYEDLAPFELPVLHPARTLLEKLVHVHELSLRLIADDGLQPKPRSGRHFYDVHELLGDERVLGLLEDRHQTLAVIDSIDEITRRFFGGTEGASARPEGGFASSAAFDPATSASVRCRAAYEATMPELYFGSDPLPTWEEICQRVADCAAFL
- a CDS encoding DUF6088 family protein, with the protein product MSDGRVAPEIRKRVLASRDRFWRPEDFDGSPEAVAKALSRLARAEELRRVRRGLYWRGAPTRLGMAPPSPDRFVHEVIDASGTGPAGWSAALTLGLSTQVPRRETIAVPGRVPRNPGTVRFVSRAASTKRRDERLRPPEVALLEVLRDWDTLVEVSTDAAVERIADLVRGGTLRLDRVVRASATEPPRARERLRHLLGAMDRSADAAAVRPARSDSVRHDLALAV
- a CDS encoding type II toxin-antitoxin system RelE/ParE family toxin, giving the protein MTPHIRRPYDIEWAGPARRALGRIPEKAATAAIEFIYGSLADNPQRVGHPLRFELEGLHATSRGDFRIIYRIDGEEHVVFILTIEHRADVYRRR